The Plasmodium vivax chromosome 12, whole genome shotgun sequence genomic interval TTACCTGGTTATATATTCTATATTTTCAATCCCGCTGTCCTTCTTGTTAAGTGAATGTTCGTTACGAAGCAATGTGGTGTGCAGTTCGCTACTGCAATTCATGGGGTGTTTGTTAAGGTACATATACTGGGAGAACTTAACGGTTGTTATGTTTGGTCAATTTCTATCATCAATTggtcaaataatttttgtgaatGCTCCTCCGGAAGTTTCCCTGGTATGGTTTCCAGAGAAGGAACGAATCATATCCACCAGTGTATCTATTATTTCGAATGTGTTAGGCACAGCAATCATTTATTTGTACGTCCCCTTGGTGGTAATAAATGAGAAAGACATACAAGTGCTACTGAGCCACATTTGTTTGGCTAGCTTTATCGGCTGTGTGATGGTAACATTGTGCTTTGAAAATAAACCCCCTCCCCCGGTTGGTAGTTCTGTGCTATCCAACGCAGAATCGTTATGCGACATGGAATTTCATCCAAATTTTTGCTTGATTGAAGAAGATCAAAATTTCGATACGTGCTACTTATGTATGGACAGTCCAGTAGAAGAGACtagcgaaaataaaatcaccAAATGTTTGAAAGAGTTGAGACGATTTTTAGTGGACCTGAAGGatgaaattgaaaatatattaacaaaggaggaaattataaaaatattaataatattttgctACTCAGAATGTTTAATTAGTAGTTTTTCGGCAGATATGTCTATCGTtttgagagaaaaaatgataagcaAAAATTACTTCTCCTTAGCTGggtcattatttatatgcaacACAATATTGGGAAGTGCCCTAGTCTGTTTGAATGCCAATAGTGCCCATTTTAAGCTCCTAATCcttatgtgcatatgcatgATTATGTCCGTTTGTGCGTTACTATATCTGACTGGACATCCCATTTTGATCATTCTCACTTTAAGTTTAATCGGCTTTTGGTCTGGTCCCTTACAGCCAATATGTGTTGAAATGGCATCCATAAGAATTTATCCCATCAATTCCAATTTGTGTACTTCTCTCCTTCAAgtaatttccttttccgttAGTGCAATTttcatatcatttttttcgtacatATCTACCTATGTCACTACTCCCCTCGTGGTCTTTTCCCTCTCCTTCCTCATGCTGCTAATCGGTCTGAAGTTAAAACCGATTAGTAGTAAGGAGAGTAAGAGGAGGGAGCCCGCTACCACGAATAATATTTCCTTCTCATATAGAAGTGGACTCATAAATAGGAACACATTAATCCGGACGCACAAGCTTGCCGACTTATCTGTGGACCTATTTAATGACCTTTTCCATGAGCAGGAGCGCCATGAGCGCGATGAGCCCTTGTTTGGGGCAGCCCCTGCAGATGCTCTCCTcgaaaggggaagcagcagCGATTCGGAGAGCATAACCCAGGAGGGACCTACGGAGTTAGAAAATATCCCCACCTGTGTAATGCGCGAAATGAGGGAACAtccagggggagaagaccACCACAAAATCGAACTGAACAGGAAACTCAATTTGGATAACCTAAAAAAGgatcttttcttttataacCAAAAAGTCGAATCGCCTAAGGGGGGGTCTAAATCGTTTTCCAGAAATTACTGCGATGAGTGTAGTGCCCATTTTGACGAGGAGAAAATGCACTTCCCAAGGTACAACACctgctagccattttgctaaGAAGGAATTCTGTCcctttggtaattttttttccagtggGGGGCGGGGAAGCCGACGCTTTGTGCGCAAGTTCAGGGGTCTACTAATTTTACGTGCCCATCTTCtgacaatttatttttcaaaaggtgCGACTGTAAGGCGGTTAAAGTGCCTACTCGTTTTAGCacttgaaaattttaaatttattactattattgctatcattattattgtttttttttattgttttttttttattatatttttttttttttctttttggacCCGACAGGGCACACAGTGCTGCCCCCCTCCACCATTTTAAACATTTGGAAGGTCTTCCAAATATGCCTGAAcgttttgtcaatttttctttcgtATAAGTGAACACATCGCATGTTTACCAAGAGAATAAAgggattcccttttttgtttgttccaCTTTCTGGAATGGtcgagaaggaaaaaaaaaacgtgggaTGACGCGGTACGCGCTGGGCATGGCTCTtcccgttttggttttacgCACGTCCACTTGTTAGTGGATCCTTTTTACGTTTTAAGCTGCACTATAACGTCATGATGTTGCACGATGCGCTGCTAAGAAGTTTACTTCATTCTTCactctgcttttttttttttttttttctcgctttACCGTTAGATGTGTTCCTAAATTGTGCATGCATAGGGCAGGCGCAATGCACGACAAAAAGAGtttatccctttttgtgcCCTTTTCGCGTACCATCATGAGAGGTGCGCACTTGCAGCTCGGAAGCAAAAGAGTCCAAAAGGGCTGCTTCACGGAACTGGCTTTTCCCGTTTTGTCACTCGCATGCAGTAGATGTAGAGAAGGGCAAACAAAATAATGCACTTATGGATAATCGCTAAAGAAAAGCCATTTGAGGAATCCTCCTCTTAAGCTATCACATTGTGAAAAGAGATTCTACCCCCCATAGCGGGCATATATTAATGTGCATGTGTACTCCGGACACTTCacaaaatatgcacatgctTGGAGCGCCTCCCCTCCGTGAAGTTCGGCTTAAGTCGGGCTTCCCCAATTtctacattaaaaaaaaaaaaaaaattagttccCATATGCGGGGAAGtaatttctcattttttccttcccaacTGGTTTAGCACTAAAATGCCTTCCCTGTGCTGAGGCTGCACGGGGAATGTGTTATGTGCCTATTTATACATAgctatgcatatatatatatatatacacacacatgcgctTCCACGTACGCATATTTTTGGCTGTCTCTAGGCAAGAAGCACTCCCGTGAACTGCCGAGGAAAAGGCGCTTCACCTATGAGGCACAGACTTACGCCCGCGAGGGGGAAACATAAccgtttatttctttttcgtacccctttttttttttttttttacgaaacgGTAAAAGTTCTATTTCTAAAACTGGCTAGCcatttcgtaaaaaaaaaaaaaaaaaaaaaaaaaaaagtcttaCATGTTTTATATGCTGCTCCAAGGAGATATGACCAATTTGTGAggcatttaatttttcccctttcttcCCTACCATGTGCATATGAATAGCTATGTGCATGTAGATGTGCATAGCTCTTTGGTGACTGTACAACGAAACAGGCTCGCCTACCCAAGTCAACTGCAAACATGCGTAGATTTAATTTGATAAGTACAAAAGAGGTGTCCGAAATTGTGAGTTGGTACACCCATGTCTGTGCTGGGACCATGCAGGGCTACCGCGCAACGGAGGAAGATGTAAGGCTTATTTACAGGGGGACAGGCAGTGCCCTCGATTCCTTATCATTTTAGCAGAGTGACGCACTGGACAAGCCTACAGTGCTACATCGTTGGGTCGTTTcatttatgattttttttttttttcttttttgccccgctgtgaaagaacaaaataaaatgggagCACTCACCCAAATAAACATTTCTTGTGCACATTTTGTTTGCTTCGTAAAAAGCGagattataatttatttaacgttttcccatttttcgaTGAAAGAGCCCTTCGTTCTACCGTGGTGAATGGGCACTGAAAGTTGCGCCAAGGATACACGCAGGTGTACATATCGCCTTGCGTGCCCCCACTCAACGGTGCAACATTCCTTCTCCCCTCCGCTCTCAGGCAACGGTCATCTTGGCGTCTCTCAAAAATTTCCCCTCCTGCAGGTAGGATGGTGCACCCCTGGAAATGGCTAATGAATAGGCATTTCCACCCCAGGAGTGTACTAATCTGGATGCGTCAATTTTTGTTTCGCGGGAGTGCCGTCTGCGCCGCACATCTTCATAttgcacatttgcacacTTGCGCATTTCCCCGCTTCACCCTTCTTTCCGCTAAATTAAGGCTGTGCACAATATTCGATGGGTAAACAACGCGACGAGGGACAAGAGAGACAATCCAGCTCTTTCCACAAATGAGACGTCAAACAAACAGAGCACATGCTCAGCGCGCGCTCCTATTTTAGTACCTCCTCACATACCTGGGGTTAAACCAAATGCGAATTTTCGACTTCCCCCAATTTAGCCATATAGGAAAAGAGACGGCCTTATACTGCGCTCGAAATATAGCGGATTTTATAGGTACCTTTGCAGGAAGcgaatgtttttaaaataatttttggcCATAAAACATCTTCCCGTGTTGCACATTTTGACCCATTCCAATTTGAAAACAATTGCAACTGTGCAgagtgatttttttttttttttttccttcctatTAGGAAACTGCGAAACGTTGGACGCCCGTAGCATAACAGATGCCTGCATCCAGATGGACAACGAAATTTTAagtgagtaaaaaaattgtatcgACTCCAAAATTGGGGTTAACAAAGAGATGTACGCAGAAGTACAATTTTCTGTTTGCGTTTTTCTTCACTCGAAAGAACCGCACTTATGTCATGACTATGCTCAACGCACAGTGTTGTCTATTTGTCTATGTCTACCCACGCGCATGATTGTGCATAAGCGCTGTGCCCCATCTACATGAGGAATAAATCCGCTTTTATTGGCCTTTTCAAAATGACGCGCCTTTTTACTCACCCCATTTTTTAGACAGCAATTTTGCCAATAGTGGATCCACTGGTAAGGAAGATGAgagggccttttttttttttttttttttttcaaaataggggaacataaaaatatccCTCTGTAGGAGCCTTCTCGAAATGTGCCTCATGAAGGATAAGCACAAAAATTGTCATTCTTCGTGATATGTATATAGATATGCCCCCATCACCTTTTTCAGCCATCATTGCCATCATTGAAAAGGTTACGAACCAGGATGTTTTCAAGCTTTACATTTGCAACTTAGGTAGCCcctcgaaatttttttagcttACAAAATGTGCCCTCTCTTTTacgtttttcgtttttacgTCAAATAGTTGCGCGCGTCGTTGGGCGATGCCCCTCCATACgccctttccccttttatgcCTTCTCGCTAGCGCTAAAATGTTCGTTACTAGTTAGTAACTACCAATTATTAGCCATTAATTATTACCTATCAATGATTACCCCTCCCCTTCTTATTACACCTCTGCAGGGGACTCCCGGGCAATGCTAATCAAGAAGGATGGGTCGTTCATCTCCCTGAGCGAAGATCACAAACCGtacaacaaaaaggaaaaggagcgaATCGACAAAATTGGAGGGTTCGTGGAAAATGGAAGGATACTCGGCTACATTGGCGTGTCCAGATCGTTTGGGGATAAAGTAAGCAGCAGCTTCTGAATATGTCAccccatttgaaaaatgcagaa includes:
- a CDS encoding hypothetical protein (encoded by transcript PVX_117725A), giving the protein MVDNMICFTFAPISTVTYKLYGISNNIFPQVYLVIYSIFSIPLSFLLSECSLRSNVVCSSLLQFMGCLLRYIYWENLTVVMFGQFLSSIGQIIFVNAPPEVSLVWFPEKERIISTSVSIISNVLGTAIIYLYVPLVVINEKDIQVLLSHICLASFIGCVMVTLCFENKPPPPVGSSVLSNAESLCDMEFHPNFCLIEEDQNFDTCYLCMDSPVEETSENKITKCLKELRRFLVDLKDEIENILTKEEIIKILIIFCYSECLISSFSADMSIVLREKMISKNYFSLAGSLFICNTILGSALVCLNANSAHFKLLILMCICMIMSVCALLYLTGHPILIILTLSLIGFWSGPLQPICVEMASIRIYPINSNLCTSLLQVISFSVSAIFISFFSYISTYVTTPLVVFSLSFLMLLIGLKLKPISSKESKRREPATTNNISFSYRSGLINRNTLIRTHKLADLSVDLFNDLFHEQERHERDEPLFGAAPADALLERGSSSDSESITQEGPTELENIPTCVMREMREHPGGEDHHKIELNRKLNLDNLKKDLFFYNQKVESPKGGSKSFSRNYCDECSAHFDEEKMHFPRYNTC